The region GGCTCAAGGATACACCGCTGGTGCTTCCGGTGGTTTCCGAAGGCGTGCAGTCCGTCTGGCATCTTTTCGTTGTCCGCTGCAAAGACCGTGACGGGCTGATCGAGCATCTCACTGAAAACAAGATTGAGGCGGCCATCCATTATCCTATCCCCCCGCACAAACAGGGGGCGTACAAAGAAATGGCGAATCTTTCCCTGCCGATCAGCGAGGCTATTCATCGTGAAGTGCTTTCCCTGCCCATAGGGCCGCATATGACCGGTGAAGAAGCTAAACGAGTTGTCGAAGCTGTTAAAAAATTCTTTTAGGAACTGGAAGCTATCGAACCTGTTTACAGGGCTGTCAGCTAAATAAAATTAAAAGACCGCAGTATCATGATACTGCGGTCTTTCTGTTTGAAAATTATGTTTTGCAACCGGCTGCGAAACTTGCCGTTCCGGAAACATTAATTTCGCAAAGTAGTCAGTAAACGCACAGGGTGAGTAAAAACACCAAGCGCACTGGAAATGTCTGTCGCTACCAGATCTGCTGCGCGTGCGGCTTTCATGGACATGCATTCAGCCCCTGAGATTATGATGCCCAGCGCTGCATTTTTAAGCATGAGCATGTCGTTGCGGCCATTACCGATGCAGGCGCATTTTTCCGGCCCGAGTGATTCGATGTAATCTAGTTTGGATTTATCTTCAGGGCTGCCGCTGATAATGTGTATGGTCACAGGCAGGCCGGAAAGCTCTTCTTCGCATTGACCCAGCGTATCTGCTGTAAGTACGTGGAGCTTCACATCCTCGGATAATTCGAGAATCAATTTTCCCACTCCGGGCAGCAGGTTGCCGTCAAGGGCGAGGGTTCCGTTATAGTCCAGAACCAGATGTTCAATTTCAAGCTTGGCGAATCCGGGTATATCAAGATTGATCATATTCTTTCCCGCAACGAGGCTTTTGAAGTTGACCTGCTAGAGGCTGGCATACCTTTCGATCTGTTTCTTATATTCCAATACACCTTTTACAATGCCGTCGGCAATGTAAGAAAGATAGCGGTCAGTTTTAAGTCGTTTGGCTTCTATTCGGTTAGTCAGGTATCCCAGCTCGATGAGTACCGAGGGCATTTTCGCGCCCATGAGCACGTAGAACGGAGCTTCGCGCACACCCTGATCCTTTACCTTCCATTTGCGGCGGATATTTTTCAGGGAACGGGAGTGTATGTTCTGGGCTAAATCCTTGCTTTCCTTCACCTTGGAGTTAAGCATCAGGTCGGTAAGGATGACCTGCAGGTCGCTGATTCTCTTGGCCGATACCGCGTTTTCCCGGGCTGCTACGCGGACTGCGTTACGGTTGCGGGCAAGGTTCAAGGTATATGTTTCAATACCGTTTATTCTTGAGCTGCGGTGTGCGTTGCAATGAATGGATATAAACATATCCGCCTTTTTGATGTTAGCCATGGCGGTACGTTCTTCAAGAGGGATGAATACATCTGTGCTACGGGTATACATGACCTTGAAGCCGGCTTTTTTCAATTTGGCTGCAAGTATCTTGGTAAACCGCAGGTTGAGGTCTTTTTCCTTGATTCCGTTGGCAGAAGCTCCGGGGTCCTTTCCTCCGTGACCGGCATCGAGCATGATTGTCTTGAAGGTCAGTCCCAGCTGTTCAAGGAGTTCCCCGGCCATTTTTTTACTGTTTGCCGGCGGGGTATATTTTTGAGTTGTGTTTTTTGGGCGTTTGGAATGGTGAACAGGGCTTTTGTTCTCGACCACTTTACCTTCTTCAGGTGCCTGAACGTCGATGACCAGTCTGAAGGGATTCTCCAGCGGAAAAATTTTGTAATCCTGCATGGAGTTGAAATCCAGCACCACACGGGTGGTACGAGGATCCCGCTGGGCTGAGCGGATGTCCTCAAGAATGCCGTCCGCGACCTGAGTTGCTTTATTTACACCGTTTCCAAGTATGGTGTTTTCAAGGTCTATGTACAGTCTGTGCGGACGGTTTACGCTCTGATTAGGGTTCAGTATCTGGTAGCGGTAGCGCGCTTCTTCGTCCAGATCTAGGACCACACGGGTATAACTTTCACTGCTGGTATAGCGAACGGAAAGAAGTTTGGCCCGCTTGGATGAATTCTTATCGTTTTTTGGGGAAGCGCCTTTTGCGGGAATGATGGTTCCCGAAGGTTTTCTATGTTTGTTCTTTTTGCCGGAAATTCCTTTGCGGTCCATGGAATCCAGCCTGTTGCGGGCTTTGGAATACATGTCCGATTTGGCATAGCGGTGCACAATGGTCAGGTAATCGGAATATGCGAGATCTTTTTCATGCAGTCGGCGCAGTCGTATTTCGGCTCTGCGGTATATGCTGTCGTCCGTCCACTGGTGGGAAGGAAAGTTTGAAATCATGCGCCCGAAATAGTCGACAGCGGTTTGGAAGTCTTTCTTAATCCCGCTGCGGTTGCCCAGTTCCTCATATGTTCGGCCCAGATAATAGAGGGATTTGGGCGCGTATGAGCCTCGGGGAGACCTTTTGAATACACTGCGGAATTGTTTGCCGACTTTCACCCATTCCGAACGGTACTGGGACTTTTTTTTATTTTTGGTAAGCGCATGGAACTGCTTCCATGCGATGGTGAAATCGTCCTTGATACTGGCACCGAAGGCACTGGCAGGAACAACAGAAACAAGCAGTCCTGCGAGGAAGAGGGCCATAATCAGGTTTGGAATAAAAAATTTGCGCATATTCTCAGATCAACTATATTTAAAAATTTTCTGCCCAGTGTGATAGCAATAAAAATACAGGCATTAGCTCTAAAAAAAGTTTAGATGTTTTCTCTAATAAGCTTGCACGGCAGAAAAATCAACCTCCGGGCTGGTGATAACTTACTATCTGCTTTGCAAAGAGCATTGTTAGCCTGATTTGTTCAAGCTTACAAGATCTCATGCCTAAACCGAGTATGATAATGACCGGAGCCGGAGTCTGTGCTATACTATGTAATTACGGAGTAAAAACGGTGGCTTTGCCTTATCGTTTTTGAGTCCGCACGTTGTTCACACGTTCGGGAACCGTTTATGAAAGCTGGACTGGCGGTCCTTTTTATGTAATTGCCATATGCATTGTTATACGGATCTTAAACAAAATTTACTTCACTCATTTTTGGAGATAGATAAATGGAAGCTCCCCAGAGAAATTTGGCTCTTGACCTTGTTAGGGTAACTGAAGCTGCGGCACTGGCTTCCGCCAGATGGCTGGGCCGGGGTGACAAAAACGCCGGTGACCAGGCTGCTGTCGATGCTATGCGCCTCAGTTTCAACAGTCTTGAAATCAGCGGTACTGTTGTTATCGGCGAAGGCGAAAAAGACCATGCACCCATGCTCTATAATGGCGAAAAATTGGGCGTTGGTGAAGGTCCGGGTATGGACGTTGCCGTGGACCCTGTTGAAGGTACCAACCTGCTGGCTTACGGTCGTCCAAACGCAATCTCTGTCGTGGGCGTAGCCCCCACCGGAATGATGCTTGATCCGGGCCCCAGCTACTATATGCAGAAGCTGGTAGTGCCTACCGCAGCGAGGAATATGGTCGACATCAATGCTCCGGTCAAGGAGAACCTCAACAAGATCGCTAAAGCCCTTAATAAGGATGTGGATGATCTGGTTGTATTTGTTTTGGAAAAGCCGAGACATCATGGTCTGATTCAGGAGATTCGTGATGCCGGGGCACGTATCCAGCTGCACACCGACGGTGACGTTGCCGGGGCGCTCATGGTTGTGGACCCCCGCAGTCCTGTGGATGTAATGGTGGGAACCGGCGGTACTCCCGAGGGTGTCCTTGCTGCATGTGCAATCCGCATTATGGGCGGCGAAATGTTCGCTAAATTTGATCCCCAGTCCGAGTCTGAAAAAGGCGCTCTGGAAGAACAGGGATACGACCTTAGAAATATTATGACCGTTAATGATCTGGTCAAAAGTGATGATA is a window of Maridesulfovibrio sp. DNA encoding:
- a CDS encoding ATPase P is translated as MINLDIPGFAKLEIEHLVLDYNGTLALDGNLLPGVGKLILELSEDVKLHVLTADTLGQCEEELSGLPVTIHIISGSPEDKSKLDYIESLGPEKCACIGNGRNDMLMLKNAALGIIISGAECMSMKAARAADLVATDISSALGVFTHPVRLLTTLRN
- a CDS encoding N-acetylmuramoyl-L-alanine amidase — encoded protein: MRKFFIPNLIMALFLAGLLVSVVPASAFGASIKDDFTIAWKQFHALTKNKKKSQYRSEWVKVGKQFRSVFKRSPRGSYAPKSLYYLGRTYEELGNRSGIKKDFQTAVDYFGRMISNFPSHQWTDDSIYRRAEIRLRRLHEKDLAYSDYLTIVHRYAKSDMYSKARNRLDSMDRKGISGKKNKHRKPSGTIIPAKGASPKNDKNSSKRAKLLSVRYTSSESYTRVVLDLDEEARYRYQILNPNQSVNRPHRLYIDLENTILGNGVNKATQVADGILEDIRSAQRDPRTTRVVLDFNSMQDYKIFPLENPFRLVIDVQAPEEGKVVENKSPVHHSKRPKNTTQKYTPPANSKKMAGELLEQLGLTFKTIMLDAGHGGKDPGASANGIKEKDLNLRFTKILAAKLKKAGFKVMYTRSTDVFIPLEERTAMANIKKADMFISIHCNAHRSSRINGIETYTLNLARNRNAVRVAARENAVSAKRISDLQVILTDLMLNSKVKESKDLAQNIHSRSLKNIRRKWKVKDQGVREAPFYVLMGAKMPSVLIELGYLTNRIEAKRLKTDRYLSYIADGIVKGVLEYKKQIERYASL
- the glpX gene encoding class II fructose-bisphosphatase encodes the protein MEAPQRNLALDLVRVTEAAALASARWLGRGDKNAGDQAAVDAMRLSFNSLEISGTVVIGEGEKDHAPMLYNGEKLGVGEGPGMDVAVDPVEGTNLLAYGRPNAISVVGVAPTGMMLDPGPSYYMQKLVVPTAARNMVDINAPVKENLNKIAKALNKDVDDLVVFVLEKPRHHGLIQEIRDAGARIQLHTDGDVAGALMVVDPRSPVDVMVGTGGTPEGVLAACAIRIMGGEMFAKFDPQSESEKGALEEQGYDLRNIMTVNDLVKSDDIFFSATGISGGTFLRGVRYLGYGAETTSLVMRGKTGTVRHIEAVHTWDKLMKISAVKYD